One genomic window of Gossypium hirsutum isolate 1008001.06 chromosome D11, Gossypium_hirsutum_v2.1, whole genome shotgun sequence includes the following:
- the LOC121223454 gene encoding uncharacterized protein produces the protein MDLNKKRVQLLLFILGLTLLSKTADKCRKLAGEEKVVLSQTGQFSLWDCFDMGVGSIACAVKEGVKLYVYNIRAAHVEKSKNLAMQKALQDAMSQGLSSKEAAKQATKAGKKAAKLATQKAERVTGPIISSGWDFFEVVYYGGTMSEGFFRGKGTLLGAYGGGFFGEQVLGKFGYLVGSHLGGYMGGRIGLMVYDVANGIHYVLRIIEGKELDKKLTDSEF, from the exons ATGGATCTCAACAAAAAAAGAGTTCAGCTGCTGCTCTTCATCCTTGGACTCACCCTTCTCAGTAAGACAG CTGATAAGTGCAGGAAACTGGCTGGGGAAGAGAAAGTGGTATTATCCCAAACAGGGCAATTTTCATTGTGGGATTGCTTTGATATGGGAGTTGGTTCCATAGCTTGCGCAGTGAAAGAAGGTGTTAAACTTTATGTCTACAACATCCGAGCCGCTCATGTCGAGAAATCAAAGAACTTAGCAATGCAGAAGGCGTTACAAGACGCGATGTCACAAGGCCTGTCCTCCAAGGAGGCGGCAAAACAAGCCACAAAGGCCGGGAAAAAAGCGGCCAAGCTGGCTACGCAAAAGGCTGAGCGCGTAACGGGTCCGATCATTTCGTCCGGTTGGGACTTTTTCGAAGTTGTTTACTATGGTGGGACTATGTCGGAAGGGTTTTTTAGGGGCAAAGGAACATTGCTTGGTGCCTACGGTGGGGGATTTTTCGGTGAACAAGTGCTTGGGAAGTTTGGTTATCTTGTGGGAAGCCATTTGGGAGGTTATATGGGTGGTAGGATTGGATTGATGGTCTATGATGTAGCTAATGGAATACATTATGTGCTTCGAATCATTGAGGGCAAAGAGTTGGATAAAAAATTGACAGATTCCGAGTTTTGA
- the LOC107930879 gene encoding receptor-like protein EIX2: protein MAIATMTTPLPISLFPFLLLIPAICFTICHANSNLLCIQSEREALLKFKNHLIDPSNRLSSWVEGGDCCEWTGVVCHNSTGHVNQLHLASPPFSPSALGGKINPSLLELKHLSSLDLSNNDFSSIHIPIFLGMLGSLTHLNLSRAGFQGAIPHNLGNLSKLQYLDLRGNDLKSKSLQWVSGLSSLQYLDLSYADLHKATDWVQVTFKLPSLLELHLSKCSLDNDPSPTSVNSTKSLVVLDLSWNSLSSVPKWIFSLHGLVSIDLSVNSLEGPIPDYFRNISFLKVLNLSGNHLNSSIPNSLYSLNRLQFLSLGYNQLLLVQEAAASWELSSLKLFDVSENQLNGQIPLSIGQLSSLEEFDVSENQLNGQIPLSIGELSSLKWFDVSKNQLNGQIPLSIGQLSSLEVFDVSENQFNGTFPLSFGRLESLETLDCGYNLLEGVVSETHFSNLTRLTTLAASHNRLRFESNSSWIPPFQCESIELGHWHLGPKFPQWLKFQKKLSYMDISYAGISDVMPTWFLNLPTPFEYLNLSSNQLRGEISYLNVSSFVDLSSNRFIGPLPRVFPSLRFLILSNNSFSGSLFELVCNSSSGEFMEILYIDKNLISGDIPDCWNHWQVLGLLNLGSNNLTGKIPPSLWHLNFIMLNLRNNTMFGELPSTLQNSPNFIMFDLSENHFSGSVPAWIGDKLSNLVTLSLRSNNFDGHIPHKICDLQFLQNLDLAHNNISGVIPKCFNNLSAMATTNKTNNFVFVKYVDADSFFLNALLVLKGREDEYGSTLGLVTSMDLSDNSLTGEIPKEIGSLVGLLSLNFSGNLLTGNIPDSIGNIELMESLDLSMNRLNGEIPPSFSNLNFLNHFNVSHNNLTGQIPTSTQLQSFENLSYVGNHLCGPPLTKNCTSKGIPIDVANNGSSREGSKVNWLYVSIVLGFVMGFWGVVAPLFFIRSWRHAYYRKLDHVGRKLYVSWATMGM from the exons ATGGCAATTGCAACCATGACTACTCCTCTTCCTATTTCCTTATTCccttttcttcttctcattcCCGCTATCTGTTTTACCATTTGTCATGCCAATTCCAACCTACTTTGCATTCAGAGTGAGAGAGAAGCTCTTTTGAAATTCAAGAATCATCTTATTGATCCTTCAAACAGGCTATCGTCATGGGTTGAAGGTGGGGATTGCTGTGAATGGACTGGTGTCGTCTGCCATAACTCAACAGGCCACGTCAACCAACTGCACTTGGCTTCTCCCCCTTTTTCACCTTCAGCCCTAGGAGGCAAAATAAATCCTTCACTGTTGGAGTTGAAGCATCTTAGTTCCCTGGACTTGAGCAATAACGATTTTAGCAGCATACATATCCCGATATTTTTGGGTATGCTCGGGAGTTTAACCCATCTTAACCTCTCTCGAGCAGGATTCCAGGGAGCAATTCCTCATAACCTGGGGAATCTTTCAAAGTTGCAGTATCTTGATCTTCGAGGTAATGATCTCAAATCAAAAAGTCTTCAATGGGTTTCTGGACTTTCTTCCTTGCAGTACCTTGATTTGAGTTATGCGGATCTTCATAAAGCAACTGATTGGGTACAGGTAACATTCAAACTTCCTTCTTTGTTAGAGTTGCACTTGTCAAAATGTAGTTTAGACAATGATCCATCTCCGACCAGTGTTAATTCTACAAAATCACTGGTTGTTCTTGATCTTTCTTGGAACAGCTTATCTTCAGTACCTAAGTGGATATTTAGTCTTCATGGTCTTGTGTCCATTGATCTTAGTGTCAATTCTTTGGAAGGCCCAATTCCAGATTACTTTCGGAACATCTCGTTTCTTAAAGTTCTTAATCTTAGTGGGAATCATCTCAATTCATCCATACCCAACTCCTTGTACAGTTTAAACCGTCTTCAGTTCCTTAGTCTTGGCTATAACCAGTTactgttggtgcaagaggcagcagcaaGCT GGGAGTTATCATCTCTGAAGTTGTTTGATGTTTCAGAAAATCAATTAAATGGTCAAATTCCATTGTCTATAGGGCAGCTGTCATCTTTGGAGGAGTTTGATGTTTCAGAAAATCAATTAAATGGTCAAATTCCATTGTCTATAGGGGAGTTATCATCTCTGAAGTGGTTTGAtgtttcaaaaaatcaattaaacggCCAAATTCCCTTGTCTATAGGGCAGTTGTCATCTTTGGAGGTATTTGATGTTTCAGAAAATCAATTTAATGGTACATTTCCTCTATCTTTTGGACGACTAGAAAGTTTGGAAACTCTGGATTGTGGGTATAATCTATTAGAAGGCGTTgtatcagaaacccatttttCTAATCTCACGAGATTGACAACTCTAGCAGCATCACACAATCGGCTTAGATTTGAATCAAACTCAAGCTGGATTCCCCCATTTCAATGTGAAAGTATCGAATTGGGTCACTGGCATCTTGGCCCAAAGTTTCCCCAGTGGctaaaattccaaaagaaattgTCTTATATGGATATCTCCTATGCAGGAATTTCAGATGTCATGCCCACTTGGTTTTTGAACCTTCCCACTCCATTTGAATATTTAAACCTTTCCTCGAATCAACTTAGAGGagagatttcatatttgaatgtgAGCAGCTTTGTTGATTTGAGTTCAAACCGATTCATAGGCCCATTGCCAAGAGTATTCCCAAGTTTAcgatttctaattttatcaaataattcattttcgGGATCTCTTTTTGAATTAGTTTGTAATTCATCAAGTGGGGAATTTATGGAAATTCTTTACATTGATAAAAATCTTATCTCAGGAGATATTCCAGATTGTTGGAATCATTGGCAGGTTTTAGGCCTTTTAAATTTGGGAAGCAACAATTTGACCGGCAAAATCCCACCTTCTTTATGGCATCTAAATTTTATAATGCTAAACCTTCGAAACAATACCATGTTTGGAGAATTGCCATCCACATTGCAAAATTCTCCAAATTTCATTATGTTTGATCTTAGTGAAAATCATTTCAGTGGAAGTGTACCAGCATGGATCGGTGATAAGCTCTCAAACCTTGTGACTCTAAGCCTTCGATCAAATAACTTTGATGGACATATTCCTCATAAAATTTGTGatcttcaatttcttcaaaacttgGACCTTGCCCACAACAACATTTCTGGAGTTATTCCAAAATGTTTCAATAATTTAAGTGCAATGGCCACAACAAACAAAACcaataattttgtttttgtgAAGTATGTAGATGCTGACTCCTTTTTTTTGAACGCATTATTGGTGTTGAAAGGACGAGAGGATGAATATGGTAGCACACTAGGACTTGTTACGAGCATGGACCTTTCAGATAACAGTCTCACAGGAGAGATCCCCAAAGAAATTGGTAGTCTCGTTGGACTATTGTCTTTAAATTTTTCAGGGAATCTCCTAACAGGAAATATACCAGACAGCATTGGCAACATAGAGTTAATGGAATCTCTTGATTTGTCCATGAATCGACTAAATGGTGAAATCCCTCCAAGTTTCTCCAATTTGAATTTCTTGAATCACTTCAATGTGTCCCACAACAACTTGACAGGACAAATCCCAACAAGCACTCAGCTTCAAAGCTTTGAAAACTTGTCTTACGTGGGCAATCATCTTTGTGGACCTCCTCTCACTAAGAACTGCACCTCAAAAGGTATTCCGATTGACGTTGCAAATAATGGAAGTAGCAGGGAAGGAAGTAAAGTGAATTGGCTTTATGTCAGCATAGTTCTCggctttgtaatgggattttggggtGTAGTGGCTCCCTTGTTTTTCATCAGGTCTTGGAGGCATGCATACTATCGAAAGTTGGACCATGTTGGTCGAAAGCTGTATGTGTCTTGGGCTACTATGGGTATGTAG
- the LOC121223261 gene encoding dirigent protein 15: protein MKNRMIFAWAMIFCLAVAPVYGQYYSKTIKAGPRVEKMTRLRFFYHDIPVGKDPTTFLIAQANITRKFFSPSPYGSLYSMDDPLTLGPNRTSKMVGNAQGLYLALSRDPTKFSAVFYADFAFTTGKFKGSSFSLFSRYPLTDFVPGPNIIREMAIVGGTGAFRMAKGFALFRASSSSAKTGDASLKVDVTLYHY, encoded by the coding sequence atgaaaaaccGGATGATATTTGCATGGGCAATGATATTTTGCCTCGCTGTAGCACCGGTCTATGGCCAATACTACTCCAAAACTATCAAGGCAGGTCCTCGGGTGGAAAAGATGACCCGACTTCGCTTCTTCTACCACGATATTCCCGTTGGAAAAGATCCTACTACATTCCTGATAGCTCAGGCCAACATCACCCGGAAATTCTTTTCCCCATCCCCATACGGAAGCTTGTATTCAATGGATGATCCCCTCACTCTAGGGCCTAACCGAACATCCAAGATGGTTGGAAATGCCCAAGGGCTCTACTTAGCATTAAGTCGAGACCCTACCAAGTTCTCTGCGGTTTTTTACGCTGATTTTGCGTTTACCACTGGCAAGTTCAAGGGGAGCTCCTTTAGCTTGTTCTCACGATATCCCCTCACAGATTTTGTTCCTGGCCCTAACATAATTCGTGAAATGGCAATAGTGGGAGGGACAGGTGCGTTTAGGATGGCCAAAGGGTTTGCACTATTTCGGGCCAGTTCATCTAGCGCCAAGACTGGAGATGCTAGTCTTAAGGTTGATGTTACTTTGTACCACTACTAA
- the LOC107941668 gene encoding proteasome subunit beta type-4, whose protein sequence is MNVSFSLNYLQKPFFIIFNVTHFSFNQTFTLPPFFHLFLVRFMALKLPQNSLLGSQSDSQRTLYPYVTGTSVVALKYKDRILMAADMGGKIDGPVHMRYKSVERMKPIGKHSLLGASGEISDFQEILRYLNELILYDNMWDDGNSLGPKEVHNYLTRVMYNRRNKFNPLWNSLVLGGVKNGNKYLGTVSMIGVNFKDNHVATGFGNHLAQPILRQEWHENLSFEDGVKLLEKCMRVLLYCDRSAVNKLQIAKITEEGVTIHQPYSLKTYWEFSTFENPAQGAIGSW, encoded by the exons ATGAATGTGAGTTTTTCATTGAATTATCTTCAAAAACccttttttattatctttaatgtAACACACttttcattcaatcaaacatttaCTTTACCCCCTTTTTTCCATTTGTTTCTTGTGCGGTTCATGGCTTTAAAACTTCCTCAAAATAGCTTACTCGGTTCTCAATCTGACTCCCAGAGGACTCT GTACCCATATGTGACTGGAACATCAGTTGTGGCTTTAAAGTACAAAGATCGGATTTTAATGGCTGCTGATATGGGAG GGAA GATAGATGGTCCG GTTCATATGCGGTACAAGAGTGTGGAACGAATGAAGCCTATTGGCAAGCACTCTCTTCTAGGTGCAAGTGGGGAAATCAGTGATTTCCAAGAGATTTTGCGTTATCTCAATGAGCTTAT CTTGTATGACAATATGTGGGACGATGGCAACTCGTTGGGGCCTAAAGAGGTGCACAATTACTTGACTCGAGTTATGTATAACAGGCGTAACAAGTTCAATCCACTATGGAACTCCCTTGTACTTGGTGGAGTTAAAAACGGAAACAAGTATCTTGGAACG GTCAGTATGATTGGTGTAAACTTCAAGGACAATCATGTTGCTACCGGATTTGGTAATCACCTTGCACAGCCAATCCTCCGTCAAGAGTGGCACGAGAACTTGAGCTTTGAAGATGGTGTTAAATTACTGGAGAAATGCATGCGTGTTCTCCTTTATTGTGATAGATCAGCCGTTAACAAACTTCAG ATAGCTAAGATCACAGAAGAAGGTGTGACAATTCACCAGCCCTATTCATTGAAGACTTACTGGGAATTCTCTACATTCGAGAATCCAGCTCAGGGTGCCATAGGATCATGGTAA
- the LOC107941663 gene encoding uncharacterized protein, which translates to MYVTRALSNYRRNAVELSAAAAPHSGIMVLRGREGADADEGRGLFQNGYAKGLLKNLPLPSNAMLINTDSDFGEYFYFIPVLHQPLSSNRYHVIHADGKYKGLAVKCSTEDDMSYCCSRRIIQDIEPKPFDHRDQYQQFRICSDDVGRFYAKPIVPHSFPPTFLRFKFTLFVENKRVHHLQDNARGLDDSIRSQLPELDSGTNMIIGKWYTPFVFVKESSMMRVQMEKSLFYIVTLEKLWEKICSWENDGSSKGDVMTLNVEMKREIDFLFGVEVLRGSEMDNEGFVWFRYGGEKLGLSLAVLEGMRWLEELVGWVDGVERVERVVEIGGGWRRIDCYVLVERFALRRMDGTLVLNCGFRHTHEIRTKWE; encoded by the exons ATGTATGTGACAAGGGCTCTTTCAAATTATAGGAGGAATGCGGTCGAGCTTTCGGCGGCGGCGGCGCCGCACTCGGGTATAATGGTGTTGAGAGGGCGAGAAGGGGCGGATGCAGATGAAGGAAGAGGGCTTTTCCAAAACGGGTACGCGAAAGGATTATTAAAGAACCTCCCACTGCCTTCGAACGCGATGCTTATCAACACAGACTCGGATTTCGGAGAGTATTTCTACTTCATCCCTGTTCTTCATCAACCTTTGTCTTCAAATCGCTACCATGTCATCCATGCTGATGGAAAATACAAAGG GTTAGCTGTTAAGTGTTCAACCGAAGATGATATGAGTTACTGTTGCTCAAGAAGGATCATACAAGACATTGAACCAAAACCCTTTGATCATAGGGATCAATACCAACAGTTCAGGATCTGCAGTGATGATGTTGGTCGTTTTTATGCAAAACCCATTGTTCCTCACAGTTTTCCCCCCACTTTTCTAAGGTTCAAATTCACCCTTTTTGTGGAAAACAAGAGGGTACATCACTTGCAAGACAATGCTCGAGGGCTCGATGACTCGATCCGGTCACAGCTCCCGGAACTCGATTCCGGGACAAACATGATTATCGGGAAATGGTATACCCCATTCGTGTTCGTTAAAGAAAGTAGCATGATGAGGGTTCAAATGGAGAAATCATTGTTTTACATAGTGACATTAGAAAAGTTATGGGAAAAGATATGTTCATGGGAGAATGATGGGAGTAGTAAAGGGGATGTTATGACATTGAATGTTGAGATGAAAAGGGAAATTGATTTCTTGTTTGGGGTTGAAGTTTTGAGAGGGAGTGAAATGGATAATGAAGGGTTTGTTTGGTTTAGATATGGTGGTGAGAAATTAGGGTTGAGTTTGGCGGTTTTGGAGGGAATGAGGTGGTTGGAAGAGTTGGTGGGGTGGGTAGATGGGGTTGAGAGGGTTGAAAGAGTGGTGGAGATTGGTGGTGGGTGGAGGAGAATTGATTGTTATGTGTTGGTGGAGAGGTTTGCTTTAAGAAGAATGGATGGGACTTTGGTACTTAATTGTGGTTTCAGGCATACCCATGAGATTAGAACTAAATGGGAATAG